The Spirosoma sp. SC4-14 DNA window TACGGTCGAGAGCTTCCGGGTTTTCGGCATCGGTTAATGTATCACCGATTTCGAAGTCTTCCAGGCCCGTTACAGCACAAATGTCGCCCGACCGAACCTCCGATACTTTTTGCTTACCAAGGCCCTCAAAAACGTGCAATTCTTTAATTCGAACCCGCTTAACCGAACCGTCCGATTTCACAAGGGCCATACTGGCTCCCTCTTTTAGCGTTCCGCGATGCACACGACCAATGGCAATCCGACCCACAAAGGCCGAATAATCCAAAGACGTAATCTGCATCTGTGGCAACCCCTCATTGACAGGCGCTGCCGGAATATGCTCAACGATTGTATCGAGCAGATACGTAATGTTGTCGGTTGGGGTTTTCCAGTCTGGCCCCATCCACCCTTGCTTCGACGATCCGTAAACCGTTGGAAAATCGAGCTGGTCTTCTGTTGCGCCCAGGTTAAACATCAGGTCGAATACCTGCTCATGCACCTCATCGGGGCGGCAGTTTTCTTTATCGACTTTGTTAACGATCACGACTGGTTTTAGCCCCAGCGACAGTGCTTTGCTTAACACAAAGCGTGTTTGTGGCATAGGCCCTTCGAAGGCATCGACCAACAGACAAACGCCATCGGCCATTTTTAAAACACGCTCTACTTCACCCCCAAAGTCACTGTGCCCCGGCGTATCAATGATGTTGATTTTTACATCTTTATACCGAACCGAAACGTTTTTAGAAACGATGGTAATGCCCCGTTCGCGTTCCAGATCGTTGTTATCCAGAATCAGGTCACCAAACTCCTGATTTTCCCGGAAGATCTTTGACGCGTGAATAATTTTGTCGACCAGGGTCGTTTTGCCGTGGTCAACGTGCGCGATGATTGCTATGTTGCGAATTGATTGCATACAGGTCTGAACTGGGATTTGTTTGATTTTATTGACCTTCTATGATTATTTATGAGCTTTCTGCGAAAGCAAAATCAGGGACGATCAGTAAAACCTAAAAAATACCAGTCTATTTTGCCGCAAAGGTACGAAATTTTACGCTGAAACACAGAATTTTACAACTAATAAAACGAAAAAAGGCCCTCTTAAGGACCTTTCTCTCTTATAAATACAATTTCTTAACAATTGCTTAATGCTTTGGGCACCCACAGGGGTTTTTCTTACGAAAAAGGCCGGTATTAAAAAGGCCACCTCGCCGGGGTTTATAGCCCTTCCGTTTACGACCAAAAATTGACGTTTCAGTAGCCGTGTTTTTTGTTGGAGAAGCCATTGTTTCGAATGGAACCTCCCACAATAGCACCGACACAGCGGTCAGCAGTAGTAATTTCGTCTTTCTCATAGCCTCAACCTGTTTCGTTTATAACGCAATTTTTGGGCCGTTAGTCGCATTAATCGCCAAAAATCTATTATTTAGCCTATTATGATCGATACTTCTAACTTTTTGTTCGTATACGGTACTTTACGGCCTGTTTTTGACAATTCGTTTTCTCTTTATCTTCGTCAACGCTCTCAATATATTGGAGAAGGCTCTTTTTCGGGTTTGCTTTATGACTTAGGTAGTTATCCGGGGGCCGTCTATCAGAAAAACAGTCCAACACTGGTAGTCGGAACCGTGTATGACATTAGCAAAAACAATGAAACGGTTCTAACCTATCTCGACTATTACGAAGGTGTTGGGGCAGAGTTTGAATCGCCAACCGAATATATCCGAATGCTTGTTCCGGTTATGTGCAACGAACACCTGCTCAATTGCTGGGTTTATGTCTACAATTATCCATCCGAAGGCAAACCAGTTATTGAATCGGGCGATTACTGCCATCACTTAAATCTATCGAGATAAGCAAAAAAAAGTCCCGATACGATCAGCACCGGGACTTTTTGCTATACTACCTGCAGATTATCGGGGCCCACGACCACGGCCACCTCCGCGAGAACCCCCATAGCTATTTCCATATCCACCACGCGCATTCGGGCTACTGTATCCTCCTCTGGGCGAATAATAGCCTCTGGGGGAATAATATCGGGGACGTACAACCTGCGGCTGAACAATCACCGGCGGCCGATAATAGGGTCGATAATAACCACCATAGCCAGGATAACCGTAGCCGTAACCATATCCGTAATAAGGCCTGGGGCCGTAACCAACACCTGTTGATACATATCCCGGACCGCAGCTTGCCATTAAAACGACCAATAACGAGGCCATCAGAAAAGGCATTATTTTTATAGTTTTCATAGTAAGTGTTCACTGTTTACTTGTTGAACCATCTATACGCCGTTTGGTTTGTAACAAACAGATAATGACCCTGCAAAGCCTTGCTTGCAAAACCATACGGTTAAGCAAATCTACTATCGACGCCAGCCATAACCACCCCGGCCACCGCCATGATGTCCGTGGCCATAGCCGCCGTAACCACCATACCCATTATTATAGCCGTATCCATAACCGTAATTAGGGTAAGAGCGAATAACAACAGGAGGTGACACAACAACGGGAGGAGGAGTTACGACTACCCGAGGAGGCACAACAACAACGGGCGGTTGTGCTGGCACCGCATATGGCTGACCATACTGATTATAGCCATACCCATTAGGATAGCCCTGATTATAGCCATATCCGTTCGGGTAGTTAGGATTATACCCATTAGGATAACCCTGATTATAGCCATACCCGTTCGGATAACCCTGATTGTATCCATTATTGCTTGGGCAGCTTTGTCCATAACCACCCGGACCATAAACTTGTCCGAACGAAACAGTAGCTACTCCGAATGCCAGAACGGCTACCAGGAAACTCCATTTTATTGTTTTCATCGCTATGGTGGGCTCCTCACCCGGTTTTGTTTGTTAGACTTGCCAAACCCCATTGCGTTTAATGAAAACGTCGAGATAATCGTTAAAGTTTAATTAAAAAAGCCCGGTCTCTCAAAGAAGCCGGGCTTTCGGAATAAACAACAAACGCTATCAGGCCTTTAGCTTGTCTTTCAAATAGTTAAGAGATAGTTTATAGGCATCGGCAGTGGCTTCTTTGTTGTAGACGGGATTGCTTGGATTGGCAAAACCATGGCCAGCATCGTACATCTTTACGGTTACTTTTTTACCCGCTTTCTGCATGTTTTCTTCAAACGTCTTTACCGACTCAGGTGTAATACCTTTGTCCTGGCTACCAAAAATGCCCAGCACATCGGTATTCAATGTTTTTAGTTTGTCAACATCCTGTTCTGGGCGGCCGTAGTACATTACACAGCCTTTGGCCTGTTTGCCTTCCAGTAGTGCCGATTGCAGCGAAAGCATACCGCCAAAACACCAGCCTACACTGGCAAACTCGGCTTTGGGGCCAGCATAAGAAATAGCCCCTTTCATAATGCTGCTCAAACGCTCTTTATTTGCACTCTGCATCAGCTTTCCGGCTTCCGATGGCTCCGTGGCTACCTTACCATCATACATATCAACGGCCAGCACATTCACATCTTTCAGGTCGTTATAGAATGATTCGGCCTGTTGTTTAATGTTATCGTTTAACCCCCACCATTCCTGATATACCAGCAGCCATTTGTTCGACGGCTTTTTGGCTTTAAGAAAAAAAGCATTGGCCGACTGACCATCGGGGGTAGGGAATTTAATCATTTCGCCTGCTCCAACATAGGTAAAGGGTAGGGGAGCCGGGTGTAACTGCTGAAACGCCGGATCAGCCGCCATTGCCGACATATCGTTACCGCCCGAATGGCAAAGCGGGATGTTGGTTTCTTCCGGCTTTGGCGACAGCCAGGAGAACAACGACATGAAGAAGGAAATACCTGTTATGAAAACGATTTTCATGAGTGTTTGGTGATTTGTTTGTTAGTAGATCTAGGTAACTGACTGATTAAGAAATTGGTTAATTTACGCAATAAAAAAGCGGCAGATTGCCCGATGTTGACACAATTTACCCTTTTTAAACGTTTCCGGTTTACGCTTTTATTAACTCAAAAATTGTGATCTCCGGCAAAATTCCAACCCGACCCGGATACCCAATATAGCCATAGCCCCGGTTGACATAGAGCCGCTGATTTCCTTCCTGATACAACCCGGCCCACTGCTTATAAAAATACTGTGCCGGACTCCAGCGCACATCGCCCAGATCGACGCCAAACTGTGCACCGTGCGTATGACCACTAAATTGCACATCGATGTCGGGGTACTTTGGCCGAACTTCGGCATCCCAGTGAGTTGGGTCGTGCGATAGCAGCAGTTTAACCGGATAGTCCTGCGTACCTTCGTAGGCCTTAGCCAGATTACCGGCCCGCAAGGCAGCTGGGCCAAAACCCAGGTTCTGAACCCCAATCAGTGCCAGTTTATCGCCATTTTGCTCCAGAATCTTGTGCTCATCCAGCATAATATTCCAGCCCATTTGTTTATGAGCCGCAATAACATTAAGCACGTTCTGCCGCTCAGCCTGCACACTCGGCCACTGCACATATTTGCCATAATCGTGATTGCCCAGCGTTGAATACACCCCGAGTGGAGCTTTCAGCTTGTCGAACACATCGATATAGCTATTCACCTCATCGGCATGGCTATTGACCAGATCGCCCGTGAAAAAGATGATGTCGGGTTTTTGGCCGAGGAGCATTTCAACACCGCCCCGAACCGCCGTTTTATTGAAAAAACTACCCGAATGAATGTCTGAAATCTGAGCGATTGTCATTCCGTTGAAACCAGATGGCAGGTTCCTGAGCGGTAGTTTCACCCGACGAATGCGGTAATCGTGCGCTCCCGACAAGATGCCCCACGTAAACCCAGCTAAGGGCACAGCCCCAACCACAAGCGCCGTTTTCATCAGAAAATCGGAGCGGGAAATAGTATCGGTGGATGGGATGGTTTTGCGCGTGGTATCCTCAACAGCTTCGCGCACTTCGGGTTTGTAGAACAACGACACAAGCCAGCGAAAGAATCGGCCAATGTCATCAATAAAAATAATGAGAACAGAAAAAATTTTCGAAAAATAAGGAATGGCGATGGCCGCCCACAGAAACGTTCGCGTATTGCGGCTGATGGAATCGGGCGGCAAAAACTGCATGATCAGATAGAGCAGAATCGACAGGGCCGTAAATCCCCAATAGATAAAAGCAATTGTGCGTTGAGTACTCTCACTGGCAGTGCGGCTTAGGGTTTTTATTGCCTGATAAACGTAGGTATCGATGAGCAATAAAATTGCCGGAAGAATAAAAAAGAAGGCAGTACGGTTCATGCAGAGATCTAAAAACGTATGTCTGGCTAACGGAAAAGGCATTCGTAAAGTTTAGTAGACTCTGATTCAGGCTTATTGATCGCTATTTTTTCCGAACTCGATCACATATTCCGATAAATAGTCACTTTTTTCGGGCTTTATGTTTTTGACAAATAAACGGGCACGTTTTCCCAGACGAAGGCAGGTATATCGGTTTGCCACATCGTCGGGCGTGTTCATCGGCTGTAGCGATGGATACCACAGAAAATAGCCTGGCTTGTCGAGCAGCAATTGCGGTTTCGACCATTCCTGCGACTGCATGGCTTCTCCTAAATCCGGGTTTTTATTAAACGAAATGTAAATACTACTGCCCGCCCACGACGGTCCTACGGCTTTAGCCATGAGCATAACCCAGCAGTTGAGATACGTATTCCAGCTCACAGACGGCCCCCAGTGATAGCCCCCTTTGGGCGATGACGCTGGTCCGCCACCTTCTTCGTGAGGAATTTGTAAGGATGTAATGGGTTGTCCTATACCATTATACGGCGCATTAAAGCCCTGTCCGTCCCACCGCCGGGCTTTACCAACTGGATTATCGAGATCACTCAATCGAATGCGTGCTACGCTGATGCACTGGCCACTTTGCTCTTTTTGGGCGTTATAGTCTTTTTCACTGTATTGCCCCGGATAGCTATATTCACCATAAAACAGATATAGGTAATCGCCACTGGTCACGGCCGATGGGTCGCCCACGCCACCCGCAAACGTTTTGGAGGTGTTGTGCGGCTTCAGAATCAGGCGGGGTTGCAGGTCTTCGATAAAAATTCCTTTATTTTCCCACGATCTACCACCGTTAACCGACTTCATGATTCCGATTCGACAAACAGCCGCTGGCGAAGTGGGGCCGGTTATACCCTGCGGCCAGTTCTGATTGATGTAGCCCTCGCCCGTTTTTGGGTTATAGGGCAGAGTAGCTGGATAATTTTCGTTGTGATAAACAGCGTAAAGTGTCTTTCCTGTCTGGTCGGTTGTATCCTGATAAACCGTTTCGAACCAGACCGCACCATGAAGTCCAGGCTTGCCAACGGGCGCGTTTTGAGGCATTAGTGGTTCTGTAAAGCCATCAGCTTTACGGGCAAAGGCTTCCTCGGCATTCTTGCCATTGGCATATTTCAGATCGCGGGCATTTCCCCATAAGGGATCTTCGCCATATTTACCAGGAAAAATTCTGAATGTATCGCCAACCCATATTTCGGCCATATTGCAGTCGACAAATGAATTGAACAGAACTTTAGGTGCCGTAATCAAGTTGAATGAAGGCGTAAACTCGTCTGTTTGCGTAGTATCCTTTTGAGTTGAACAGGAAATTTGACAGGCAGTCGCTAATGTGGTTAGGTATAACCCAAGGAGTCGAAGATTCATGGTTTTGAAAAAGCTAAGTGGTTCGGACATTGAGCGATAAGTTTACAATAAAAAAAGCCGGCGAATCGCTGATCCGCCGGCTTTTTTGTGAACTGGTGCTTTATACAAGCTCTTCTTCGAGTTCCTCTTTGCGTTCCAAAGCAGGATCTTTCTTACCGAACCATTTCATGCGAATACGCTCATTTACCCAGTACATACACGGTACAATTACCAGTGTTAGCATTGTTGAGAACGTTAGACCAAAGATGATCGTCCAGGCCAGAATGTTCCAGAATACAGAGCTATCGCCACCTATCACCATATTTGGGTTGAAATCGCGGAACAGGCTTACGAAATCGACCGTGATACCAAATGCCAGCGGAATTAGCCCCAGTACAGCCGCCGAAGCCGTCAGCAATACTGGTGTCAGACGTATACCACCTGCTTCGATGATGGCTTCGCGCAGAGGCACCCCCCGACCGCGTAGCTCCTCAATAAATTCAATGAGCAGAATTCCATTTTTCACCACAATACCGGCCAGGGCGATAATACCCACCCCCGACATAACAACAGAGAAATCTTTGTGGAAAATCACGAAACCGAGCAACACACCAATCAGCGAGAACATGATTGTTACAAAGATGATCAGTGGTTTCACGACCGAGTTAAACTGCGTGGCCATAATCAGGTAGATCAGCAACATAGCAATACCGAAGGCCGAAATCAGGAAGTTCATCGACTCCTGCTGATCTTCCTGCTCACCGCCCATTTTAACAGTGTAGCCGTTTGGCACTTCCAGTTCGTTAACAACTTCCTGAATCTGAGCCACAATTTCGTTGGCATTATAACCAGGTACAACGTCTGAACTCAGGGTTACCAGACGTTCCTGATTTTTCCGGTTAATCTGGCTGAAGGTTGTCGAATAACTGATGTTGGCTACCGATGTAATGGGTACCTGCCGCAGTTGACCGCCCATTACCATATCGCGATAAACGATGTTAAGGCTCAGCAATCGGTCGATCTGGCTACGGTCGTCGGGTTTAAGACGAACCATGATCGGGTATTCATCTTTAGCATCCCGAAATTTCGACACTTCCAGTCCAAACAGCGCTGTTCGGATTGCCATTGCAATTTGGCCCGACGAAATACCTTCGCGTTCTGCTTTTTCGCGATCAATATCGACAACGATTTCGGGCTTGTTAGTGATCAGATCCGACTTCAACTGGTCGATTCCCTGGATACCTGCCTGCGCAATTTTCTGCTTAACCTGATTTTCCAGTTTTTTCAGCTCGTCGAACTCTTCGCCTGCTATTTCAATCGCAATCGGCTTGCCAGTTGGCGGGCCATTGGATTCGCGTTCAACCGAAATTTCGCTACCGGGCAAACCACGCATGGCCACCCGAACTTTAGCCAGCAGCGAATCGGTCGAAATACCATGCCGTTCAGTATTTGGTTTGAAGGCAACGGTAACTTTCGATTTCTGCGGTGTTGCCGAACGGTCGGGGTTTTGTGGATCGCCCGCGTTTTTACCAACGTTCGAAATGACGGAGTTTACGATGTCGGTCGCTTTATTATCGTCAAGGACTTTAAACACCCGCTTTTCTATCACTTTCGTTACCGAATCCGTTACGCGGGCATCGGTACCTACAGGCATCACGTTGTAGACGTAGATGTAATCTGGCTCACCACTTGGGAAGAAAATCACCTGTGGCTGCGCAATACCAACAATAATGAACGTCAAAATCAGCAGGCCAAAAGCGCCAACAATAGCAAATACGGGTCGCCATCCTCTCAAAGTCCAGGAAATCAGGCTTCTATACCCATTTTTCAGCCGAATCAATAAACCCTCCTGAAAGGGAACAATCAGTTTCGGCGTCAGGATATAGTGGTTAAACGTATAAAGGATAATAAACAACACGAACAGGTTGCCAATACCCCGATCAATTACGTAACCAATACCCGCTAACACGGTCATAATCATCAGAGGGCGCTTAATTTCCTGAAAGCCCTGCCGATCTTCATGATTGTCGTCTTCGTGCCGTTTCATGAAGGTTACTGCAAAAACGGGGTTGATGACGTAGGCCACAAACAACGAAGCAAACAGTGTTAGAATCAGTGTCAGTGGCAGAAACTTCATAAATTCGCCCACAATACCTGGCCAGAACAGAAGCGGAAAGAATGGAGCAATAGTTGTTAGTGTACCCGACAACACCGGCCCGAATACTTCTCCAGCAGCCGCTTTTACCGCCTGCTTGATATTCCAGTCTTTATGT harbors:
- a CDS encoding gamma-glutamylcyclotransferase family protein, producing the protein MIDTSNFLFVYGTLRPVFDNSFSLYLRQRSQYIGEGSFSGLLYDLGSYPGAVYQKNSPTLVVGTVYDISKNNETVLTYLDYYEGVGAEFESPTEYIRMLVPVMCNEHLLNCWVYVYNYPSEGKPVIESGDYCHHLNLSR
- a CDS encoding efflux RND transporter permease subunit; the encoded protein is MKFEQYKTLGFTNWCVENRTAIYIFTFLITLGGLFVYNNLPKEQFPDIKIPQVYINTVYVGTAPADIENTINKQIEKQLKSVSGVKRIKSNALQDVSVILVEFNPDVESAEALQRVRDAIDKAKPDLPQKLDSGPTAQDVDISEMPIMNINMAGNFSLKQLKEYAEDLQDVIEGMPEIRRVDIVGALTREIQINVDLPRMQSAGLAFSDIQQAIQGENINISGGDLNVDGVRRTVRVKGEFTDVSQLQNLQIRTATGATVRLGDIAQVRDNFEEQQDFARLDNKSVVTLNVIKRAGANLISAADRIEKTIEEYKGDRFPRGLDVKITADQSERTRESVNDLVNTVVLGFIFVVLVLMFFMGVRDAIFVGLSVPLSALVAFVLMPVLGPVVGTSFTLNMMVLFAFLLGLGLVVDDAIVVIENSHRLFNEHKDWNIKQAVKAAAGEVFGPVLSGTLTTIAPFFPLLFWPGIVGEFMKFLPLTLILTLFASLFVAYVINPVFAVTFMKRHEDDNHEDRQGFQEIKRPLMIMTVLAGIGYVIDRGIGNLFVLFIILYTFNHYILTPKLIVPFQEGLLIRLKNGYRSLISWTLRGWRPVFAIVGAFGLLILTFIIVGIAQPQVIFFPSGEPDYIYVYNVMPVGTDARVTDSVTKVIEKRVFKVLDDNKATDIVNSVISNVGKNAGDPQNPDRSATPQKSKVTVAFKPNTERHGISTDSLLAKVRVAMRGLPGSEISVERESNGPPTGKPIAIEIAGEEFDELKKLENQVKQKIAQAGIQGIDQLKSDLITNKPEIVVDIDREKAEREGISSGQIAMAIRTALFGLEVSKFRDAKDEYPIMVRLKPDDRSQIDRLLSLNIVYRDMVMGGQLRQVPITSVANISYSTTFSQINRKNQERLVTLSSDVVPGYNANEIVAQIQEVVNELEVPNGYTVKMGGEQEDQQESMNFLISAFGIAMLLIYLIMATQFNSVVKPLIIFVTIMFSLIGVLLGFVIFHKDFSVVMSGVGIIALAGIVVKNGILLIEFIEELRGRGVPLREAIIEAGGIRLTPVLLTASAAVLGLIPLAFGITVDFVSLFRDFNPNMVIGGDSSVFWNILAWTIIFGLTFSTMLTLVIVPCMYWVNERIRMKWFGKKDPALERKEELEEELV
- a CDS encoding dienelactone hydrolase family protein, which translates into the protein MKIVFITGISFFMSLFSWLSPKPEETNIPLCHSGGNDMSAMAADPAFQQLHPAPLPFTYVGAGEMIKFPTPDGQSANAFFLKAKKPSNKWLLVYQEWWGLNDNIKQQAESFYNDLKDVNVLAVDMYDGKVATEPSEAGKLMQSANKERLSSIMKGAISYAGPKAEFASVGWCFGGMLSLQSALLEGKQAKGCVMYYGRPEQDVDKLKTLNTDVLGIFGSQDKGITPESVKTFEENMQKAGKKVTVKMYDAGHGFANPSNPVYNKEATADAYKLSLNYLKDKLKA
- a CDS encoding metallophosphoesterase, which translates into the protein MNRTAFFFILPAILLLIDTYVYQAIKTLSRTASESTQRTIAFIYWGFTALSILLYLIMQFLPPDSISRNTRTFLWAAIAIPYFSKIFSVLIIFIDDIGRFFRWLVSLFYKPEVREAVEDTTRKTIPSTDTISRSDFLMKTALVVGAVPLAGFTWGILSGAHDYRIRRVKLPLRNLPSGFNGMTIAQISDIHSGSFFNKTAVRGGVEMLLGQKPDIIFFTGDLVNSHADEVNSYIDVFDKLKAPLGVYSTLGNHDYGKYVQWPSVQAERQNVLNVIAAHKQMGWNIMLDEHKILEQNGDKLALIGVQNLGFGPAALRAGNLAKAYEGTQDYPVKLLLSHDPTHWDAEVRPKYPDIDVQFSGHTHGAQFGVDLGDVRWSPAQYFYKQWAGLYQEGNQRLYVNRGYGYIGYPGRVGILPEITIFELIKA